A DNA window from Streptomyces sp. 71268 contains the following coding sequences:
- a CDS encoding polyprenyl synthetase family protein, with the protein MRSTQVIGRMAADLPRRPRAGPLGAPAPGARPAPATGGAQREREGEDDPYAVDDDVVGAVNRELERLLAAGLARCRDLDPVFADDIAERVARFTTRGGRRIRSRLVWWALRACGGGGAGRVGAGLRLAAALELIQTCALVHDDLMDAAPVRRGHPSLHADVTHQYAGAAPGPAARQLGASAAVLAGDLALVWADDTVADLLLDPHLPPHTARRLHDVWRDMRTEMVAGQYLDVQGQATAALSPTRALRAARLKSARYTVERPLHLGAVLAGADNATTRALCRAGRRAGLAFQLRDDLDDLFADPRATGKPTGGDVRQGKPTYLLAVAHALAARAGDRAALDLLEHAVGRTDLTGAELDGLRARLVAIGARDLVQAKITRLARQSQRHLGAADLEPYAAARLRHLLAETTGTPPDAPAPPDRPPASPPADPEQPPPAGQEQEPPTGQEQAPPTGPEQEPPTGQEPAPPTGPE; encoded by the coding sequence ATGCGCTCCACCCAGGTGATCGGCCGGATGGCGGCTGACCTGCCGCGCAGGCCCCGCGCCGGGCCGCTCGGGGCCCCCGCGCCCGGCGCCCGTCCCGCCCCCGCCACGGGCGGCGCGCAGCGGGAGCGGGAGGGCGAGGACGATCCGTACGCCGTCGACGACGACGTGGTCGGGGCCGTCAACCGGGAGCTTGAGCGGCTGCTCGCGGCCGGCCTGGCCCGCTGCCGCGACCTGGACCCGGTCTTCGCCGACGACATCGCCGAGCGGGTCGCGCGCTTCACCACGCGGGGCGGGCGCCGCATCCGCTCCCGCCTCGTGTGGTGGGCCCTGCGCGCGTGCGGTGGCGGGGGAGCGGGGCGGGTGGGGGCGGGACTCCGGCTGGCCGCCGCGCTCGAACTCATCCAGACCTGCGCGCTCGTCCACGACGACCTGATGGACGCCGCCCCGGTGCGCCGCGGCCATCCCTCGCTCCACGCCGACGTGACGCACCAGTACGCGGGCGCCGCGCCGGGCCCCGCGGCGCGGCAACTCGGCGCGTCGGCCGCCGTGCTCGCCGGCGACCTGGCCCTGGTCTGGGCGGACGACACGGTCGCGGACCTCCTGCTGGACCCCCACCTCCCGCCGCACACCGCGCGCCGGCTGCACGACGTGTGGCGCGACATGCGCACCGAGATGGTGGCCGGCCAGTACCTGGACGTGCAGGGTCAGGCCACCGCCGCGCTCAGCCCGACCCGCGCGCTCCGCGCCGCCCGCCTCAAGAGCGCCCGGTACACCGTCGAACGCCCGCTGCACCTCGGCGCGGTCCTGGCCGGCGCGGACAACGCCACCACCCGGGCGCTGTGCCGCGCCGGACGCCGCGCCGGACTGGCCTTCCAGCTCCGGGACGATCTGGACGACCTGTTCGCCGACCCGCGCGCCACCGGAAAGCCGACCGGCGGCGACGTACGGCAGGGCAAGCCCACCTACCTGCTGGCCGTCGCCCACGCCCTGGCCGCCAGGGCCGGGGACCGCGCCGCGCTCGACCTGCTGGAGCACGCCGTGGGCCGCACCGACCTCACCGGTGCCGAACTGGACGGCCTGCGGGCACGGCTCGTCGCCATCGGCGCCCGCGACCTGGTCCAGGCGAAGATCACGCGGCTCGCCCGGCAGTCCCAGCGCCACCTGGGCGCGGCCGACCTGGAACCGTACGCGGCGGCCCGGTTGCGCCACCTGCTCGCCGAGACCACCGGCACCCCACCCGACGCCCCCGCACCACCGGACCGGCCGCCCGCGTCGCCCCCCGCCGACCCGGAGCAGCCGCCGCCCGCCGGCCAGGAACAGGAACCACCCACGGGCCAGGAGCAGGCACCACCCACGGGTCCGGAGCAGGAACCGCCCACGGGCCAGGAGCCGGCACCACCCACGGGCCCGGAGTAG
- a CDS encoding histidine kinase, producing MNALFRPLARAETYTRWLHLLVSGVFASICLFVFPGTSAAGPLSWAGFLVLPVPILLALSLVPAVRSAEGLQARLMLVPGRPSATSGEGGSRSGDGAGRRDSPGGRRAPGPADPGISVAPARGWAERGHTALWLLVRVLAGTAVLVATVWLPGLSVRLVTGPGGWWVLLTPLPVVALAALVVGVGAAVAQAARWLLAPSSEERLAALEERTERLLEHNRLARELHDSIGHALTVAVVQAGAARAAGSAQFTERALAAIEDTGRRALEDLERVLRLLRQDDPDSANAPRRPALTELERLVESARAAGAPVDAEVTGAVERVPGPLSREGYRIVQEALTNALRHAGPVPVALRVAARDAELELDIRNPLPAADAARTGGSGGGSGLRGIRERAALLGGEAHTGPADGRWRVYVRLPLDRLP from the coding sequence ATGAACGCCCTGTTCAGGCCGTTGGCGCGGGCCGAGACCTACACGCGCTGGCTGCATCTGCTCGTCAGTGGGGTCTTCGCGTCCATCTGCCTGTTCGTCTTTCCCGGCACCTCGGCGGCGGGCCCGTTGAGCTGGGCCGGCTTCCTGGTGCTGCCCGTGCCGATCCTGCTCGCGCTGAGCCTGGTCCCGGCGGTGCGGTCGGCCGAGGGCCTGCAGGCCCGGCTGATGCTCGTCCCCGGCCGGCCGTCGGCCACCTCCGGCGAGGGCGGCTCCCGGAGCGGGGATGGGGCGGGGCGGCGGGACTCGCCGGGCGGGCGGCGCGCGCCGGGGCCGGCCGACCCGGGCATCTCGGTGGCGCCCGCGCGCGGTTGGGCCGAGCGCGGCCACACCGCGCTGTGGCTGCTGGTGCGGGTGTTGGCGGGGACGGCGGTGCTGGTGGCGACGGTGTGGTTGCCGGGGCTTTCGGTGCGGCTGGTCACCGGGCCAGGTGGGTGGTGGGTGCTGTTGACGCCACTGCCGGTGGTCGCACTGGCCGCGCTGGTGGTGGGCGTGGGGGCCGCGGTGGCGCAGGCGGCGCGCTGGCTGCTGGCGCCGTCGAGCGAGGAGCGGCTGGCGGCGCTGGAGGAGCGTACGGAGCGCTTGCTGGAACACAACCGGCTGGCCAGGGAGTTGCACGACTCGATCGGCCACGCGCTCACCGTCGCCGTGGTGCAGGCGGGGGCGGCGCGCGCGGCGGGCTCGGCACAGTTCACCGAGCGCGCGCTCGCGGCCATCGAGGACACCGGTCGGCGGGCCCTTGAGGACCTGGAACGGGTGCTGCGGCTGCTGCGGCAGGACGACCCGGACTCGGCGAACGCGCCCCGCCGCCCGGCGCTCACCGAGCTGGAGCGGCTCGTCGAGTCGGCCCGGGCGGCCGGCGCTCCGGTGGACGCCGAGGTGACCGGGGCCGTCGAGCGGGTGCCGGGGCCGCTGTCGCGGGAGGGCTACCGCATCGTGCAGGAGGCGCTGACCAACGCGCTGCGGCACGCCGGCCCGGTGCCGGTCGCGCTGCGCGTCGCGGCCCGGGACGCGGAACTCGAACTGGACATCCGCAACCCGCTGCCGGCGGCGGACGCCGCCCGGACCGGCGGTTCGGGCGGCGGCAGCGGGCTGCGCGGCATCCGGGAGCGGGCCGCGCTGCTCGGTGGCGAGGCGCACACCGGGCCGGCGGACGGCCGGTGGCGGGTGTACGTACGGCTGCCGCTGGACCGGCTCCCGTGA
- a CDS encoding FAD/NAD(P)-binding protein: protein MDAVVPDVGAAGVGRRGADSSVGRDVVIVGGGAAGTSVLVQLVDALSRASVSGGAGARAVRSVRVVDPRPMGWGLAFGDSDPLLMCNSAVDLNSVRARRPRDFEDHLRQRGWTGRAEECVPRSWMADYCHARSAEARARAAAHGVDVDRLSATARALEVRADGYRVLLSDGRSVPADDVVICTGVRRPRVPDGFAAWQDHPRYLDSPYPSTRLREALGRRPRRVLVLGTHQSAVDAALLLCRDGHQTTLTSPSGQLPAVRTALAAPPHALPALERVADLDPADPLLGDRLLRHTVEAVRSVSPLPWRRQTSTAADPVRRLREETALAEAGACHWARVCAPLIDAAIALGGTLSDGRRRALMARFAPFVNRYVTALALVNARRLVAHCDAGRLRVAAGYPRAVSYAGGRWRVRWPDSTVREYDHVVNATGFHPPQPYWDGATNTLHLESPPASATALDHLAADLHVRAAPDAAPERVWIVGVGTHLRIPFANHLNNVVRQADEVVGHLLRTPNSPM from the coding sequence GTGGACGCGGTTGTTCCTGACGTCGGGGCGGCCGGCGTGGGCCGGCGCGGGGCGGACTCGTCCGTCGGCCGGGACGTGGTGATCGTCGGTGGCGGGGCGGCCGGCACCAGCGTGCTGGTGCAGTTGGTCGACGCGCTCTCGCGCGCCTCGGTCTCGGGTGGGGCCGGGGCGCGTGCCGTGCGGTCCGTACGCGTGGTGGACCCCCGCCCGATGGGCTGGGGGTTGGCCTTCGGCGACAGCGATCCGCTGCTGATGTGCAACAGCGCGGTGGACCTCAACTCCGTGCGCGCGCGGCGCCCGCGGGACTTCGAGGACCACCTGCGGCAGCGCGGCTGGACGGGGCGGGCCGAGGAGTGCGTGCCGAGGTCGTGGATGGCCGACTACTGCCACGCCCGCTCGGCCGAGGCCCGCGCGCGGGCCGCCGCGCACGGCGTCGACGTGGACCGGTTGTCGGCCACGGCCCGCGCGCTGGAGGTACGGGCCGACGGCTATCGGGTGCTGCTGTCCGACGGCCGGAGTGTCCCCGCCGACGACGTGGTCATCTGCACCGGCGTGCGCCGTCCCCGCGTCCCGGACGGCTTCGCCGCCTGGCAGGACCACCCCCGCTATCTGGACAGCCCGTACCCGAGCACCCGGCTGCGCGAGGCGCTGGGCCGGCGCCCGCGCCGGGTCCTGGTGTTGGGCACGCACCAGAGCGCCGTCGACGCCGCGCTGCTGCTGTGCCGGGACGGCCACCAGACCACGCTGACCTCGCCGTCGGGCCAACTGCCCGCGGTGCGTACCGCGCTGGCCGCTCCCCCGCACGCCCTCCCGGCGCTGGAGCGGGTCGCCGACCTCGACCCCGCCGACCCGCTCCTGGGCGATCGGCTCCTGCGCCACACGGTGGAGGCGGTCCGGTCGGTCTCGCCGCTCCCCTGGCGACGGCAGACCTCCACGGCCGCCGACCCCGTACGGCGGTTGCGCGAGGAGACGGCGCTCGCCGAGGCCGGCGCCTGCCACTGGGCTCGGGTGTGTGCCCCGCTGATAGACGCCGCCATCGCGCTGGGCGGCACGCTGTCCGACGGGCGGCGGCGCGCGCTCATGGCCCGCTTCGCGCCGTTCGTCAACCGCTACGTCACCGCGCTGGCGCTGGTCAACGCCCGCCGGCTGGTGGCGCACTGCGACGCCGGGCGGCTGCGCGTGGCCGCCGGCTACCCGCGCGCCGTCTCGTACGCTGGCGGGCGCTGGCGCGTGCGGTGGCCCGACTCCACCGTGCGGGAGTACGACCACGTCGTCAACGCCACCGGCTTCCACCCGCCGCAGCCGTACTGGGACGGTGCCACCAACACGCTGCACCTGGAGTCGCCGCCCGCCTCGGCCACCGCCCTTGACCACCTCGCGGCCGACCTCCACGTGCGCGCCGCCCCGGACGCCGCGCCGGAGCGGGTGTGGATCGTGGGTGTGGGCACCCACCTGCGCATCCCGTTCGCCAACCACCTGAACAACGTCGTACGCCAGGCCGACGAGGTCGTCGGCCACCTGCTTCGGACGCCCAATTCGCCGATGTAG
- a CDS encoding ATP-binding cassette domain-containing protein, translating into MTSIDVRDLRKDYGPIRAVDDVTFTVQPGRVTGFLGPNGAGKSTTLRIALGLDRPTAGQVTIGGRPYRSAPRPLRLAGALLDAGAALGARTARDHLRCLAYSNDIPHRRIAEVLAETGLDAVARRRVGTFSLGMRQRLGVAAALLGDPPVLMLDEPTNGLDPEGIVWIRELLRRLAADGRTVLVSSHLMGETARTADHLVVLGRGRLLADTPMTAFIAAHSSPRAYLRTTEPERLRDVLASVGLAGAPDGDGRWCLPDITAARVGELAAAGGVPLLELTDGQVSLEEAYLRLTADATQYAAARNPATGG; encoded by the coding sequence ATGACCTCGATCGACGTACGGGACCTGCGCAAGGACTACGGCCCCATCCGCGCCGTGGACGACGTCACCTTCACCGTCCAACCCGGACGGGTCACCGGTTTCCTCGGGCCCAACGGCGCCGGCAAATCCACCACCCTGCGCATCGCCCTCGGCCTGGACCGGCCCACCGCTGGCCAGGTGACCATCGGCGGCCGGCCCTACCGCTCGGCGCCCAGGCCGCTGCGGCTGGCCGGCGCGCTGCTGGACGCCGGGGCCGCGCTCGGCGCCCGTACCGCCCGGGACCACCTGCGCTGCCTCGCGTACAGCAACGACATCCCGCACCGGCGGATCGCCGAGGTGCTCGCCGAGACCGGACTCGATGCCGTCGCGCGGCGCCGCGTGGGCACCTTCTCGCTCGGCATGCGGCAGCGGCTCGGAGTCGCCGCCGCGCTGCTCGGCGATCCGCCCGTGCTGATGCTGGACGAGCCGACCAACGGCCTCGACCCCGAGGGCATCGTGTGGATACGGGAGTTGCTGCGCCGCCTGGCCGCCGACGGGCGCACCGTGCTGGTCTCCAGCCATCTGATGGGGGAGACCGCCCGCACCGCGGACCACCTCGTCGTCCTCGGCCGCGGCCGGCTGCTCGCCGACACCCCGATGACCGCCTTCATCGCCGCGCACAGCAGCCCGCGGGCGTACCTGCGCACCACCGAACCCGAGCGGCTGCGCGACGTGTTGGCCTCGGTGGGGCTCGCCGGCGCGCCGGACGGCGACGGGCGCTGGTGTCTGCCGGACATCACGGCGGCCCGCGTCGGCGAACTCGCGGCGGCCGGCGGCGTACCGCTGCTCGAACTCACCGACGGACAGGTCTCGTTGGAAGAGGCGTACCTGCGTCTGACGGCCGACGCCACACAGTACGCCGCCGCCCGCAACCCCGCGACGGGAGGCTGA
- a CDS encoding ROK family transcriptional regulator, giving the protein MGRLTGGDPSLLRRINSAVVLHALRTVESATLTDLVRVTGLSRPTVEGVVEGLTDSGLVVETPAEEGEARRQGRPARRFRFRAEAGHLCGIEIGPHRVSALLSDLDGRLLGSVSREVTVTASADERLERMRGAVADLLKRAGVARSSLRAVGVGSPGIVDAEGNVALSTALPGWTGLPLGDRLRRSFRCPVLVENDANTAAVAEHWQGAATRSDDVVFVLAGLSPGAGALIGGRLHRGFGGAAGEIGALHLLGGEAPPEEVLSTTGEPLHPLDEEQVARVFALARAGDAGARAAVSRFIRRLVHDVTALVLALDPELVVVGGWAAGLDGVLDPLRTELARYCLRPPLVEQSILGEAAIATGALRLALDHVEEQLFAVESTVTARR; this is encoded by the coding sequence TTGGGGCGGCTCACCGGCGGGGACCCGTCACTGCTGCGGCGGATCAACTCCGCCGTGGTGCTGCACGCGCTGCGGACCGTGGAGTCCGCGACCCTCACGGATCTGGTTCGGGTCACCGGGCTTTCGCGCCCGACGGTCGAGGGAGTGGTCGAGGGGCTGACGGACAGCGGTCTGGTGGTGGAGACGCCCGCCGAGGAGGGCGAGGCCCGCCGGCAGGGACGCCCGGCGCGCAGGTTCCGCTTCCGCGCGGAGGCGGGGCACCTGTGCGGCATCGAGATCGGCCCGCACCGCGTCTCGGCGCTCCTGTCCGACCTCGACGGCCGGCTGCTCGGCTCGGTGTCCCGGGAGGTCACCGTGACGGCCTCGGCCGACGAGCGGCTGGAGCGGATGCGCGGGGCCGTGGCCGACCTGCTGAAGCGCGCGGGCGTGGCGCGCAGTTCGCTGCGCGCGGTCGGCGTGGGCAGCCCCGGCATCGTGGACGCCGAGGGCAACGTGGCGCTCAGCACCGCGCTGCCCGGCTGGACCGGGCTGCCGCTGGGCGACCGGCTGCGCCGCTCGTTCCGCTGCCCGGTCCTGGTGGAGAACGACGCGAACACGGCGGCCGTCGCCGAGCACTGGCAGGGCGCCGCGACCCGCTCCGACGACGTCGTCTTCGTCCTGGCCGGGCTGAGCCCCGGGGCCGGCGCGCTGATCGGTGGCCGGCTGCACCGCGGCTTCGGCGGCGCGGCCGGCGAGATCGGGGCGCTGCACCTGTTGGGCGGCGAGGCGCCGCCGGAGGAGGTCCTGTCCACCACCGGGGAGCCGCTGCACCCGCTGGACGAGGAGCAGGTGGCCCGCGTGTTCGCGCTGGCCAGGGCGGGCGACGCCGGGGCGCGGGCGGCCGTGTCGCGGTTCATCCGGCGCCTGGTGCACGACGTGACGGCGCTGGTGCTCGCGCTCGACCCGGAGCTGGTCGTGGTGGGCGGCTGGGCCGCCGGGCTGGACGGGGTGCTGGACCCGCTGCGTACGGAACTCGCCCGCTACTGCCTGCGCCCGCCCCTGGTGGAACAGTCCATTCTCGGCGAGGCGGCTATCGCGACGGGCGCGCTCCGGCTGGCGCTCGACCATGTGGAGGAGCAACTGTTCGCGGTGGAGAGCACGGTCACCGCCCGTCGCTAG
- a CDS encoding response regulator transcription factor yields the protein MPVTVLLVDDEQLVRAGLHAILSAQPDIEVVGEAADGAAVLPLVRELRPDVVAMDVRMPLLDGIEATRAVLRSVPDPPKILVVTTFENDEYVYEALRAGADGFLLKRARPAEIVHAVRLVAAGDSLLFPAAVRSLAAAHGNARARATMERAALTAREEEVLRLMARGLSNAEIAGRLVVGIETVKTHVSAVLGKLGARDRTQAVIAAYESGFVAPR from the coding sequence ATGCCGGTGACCGTCCTCCTCGTCGACGACGAACAGCTCGTACGGGCCGGGCTGCACGCGATTCTCAGCGCGCAACCGGACATCGAGGTGGTCGGCGAGGCCGCGGACGGTGCCGCGGTGCTGCCCCTGGTGCGCGAGTTGCGCCCGGACGTGGTCGCGATGGACGTGCGGATGCCGCTGCTCGACGGCATCGAGGCGACGCGGGCCGTGCTGCGCTCGGTGCCGGATCCGCCGAAGATCCTCGTGGTGACGACGTTCGAGAACGACGAGTACGTCTACGAGGCGCTGCGCGCGGGAGCCGACGGCTTCCTGCTCAAGCGCGCCCGGCCGGCCGAGATCGTGCACGCGGTGCGGCTGGTGGCCGCGGGCGACTCGCTGCTGTTCCCCGCCGCCGTGCGGTCGCTGGCGGCGGCGCACGGCAACGCTCGCGCCCGCGCGACCATGGAGCGCGCCGCGCTGACGGCCCGCGAGGAGGAGGTGCTGCGGCTGATGGCGCGCGGCCTGTCCAACGCGGAGATCGCCGGGCGTCTGGTGGTGGGCATCGAGACGGTCAAGACGCACGTCAGCGCGGTGCTCGGCAAGCTCGGCGCCCGCGACCGCACCCAGGCGGTGATCGCCGCGTACGAGTCGGGGTTCGTCGCGCCGCGTTGA
- the mug gene encoding G/U mismatch-specific DNA glycosylase, which translates to MSPEELAAARDRVVPDVVAPGLRVLFCGINPGLMSAATGHHFARPGNRFWPVLHASGFTPRRLRPDEERDLLTYGLGITNVVARASARADELGADEYREGGRILREKVARLRPAWLAVVGVTAYRVAFDDRKAQVGPQDASLGDTRVWVLPNPSGLNAHWSLETMAEEYGRLRAAASD; encoded by the coding sequence GTGAGTCCCGAGGAGTTGGCCGCCGCCCGCGACCGCGTCGTGCCCGACGTGGTCGCGCCGGGGCTGCGCGTCCTGTTCTGCGGCATCAACCCGGGGCTGATGTCGGCGGCGACCGGCCACCACTTCGCCCGCCCGGGCAACCGGTTCTGGCCGGTCCTGCACGCCTCCGGGTTCACGCCACGGCGGCTGCGCCCGGACGAGGAGCGGGACTTGCTGACGTACGGGCTCGGCATCACCAACGTGGTGGCCCGGGCCAGTGCGCGCGCCGACGAGCTGGGCGCCGACGAGTACCGCGAGGGTGGGCGGATACTGCGCGAGAAGGTGGCCCGCCTGCGGCCGGCGTGGCTCGCGGTCGTCGGCGTCACCGCCTACCGGGTGGCCTTCGACGACCGCAAGGCCCAAGTCGGCCCGCAGGACGCCTCGTTGGGCGACACCCGGGTGTGGGTGCTGCCCAACCCGAGTGGCCTGAACGCGCACTGGAGCCTGGAGACCATGGCCGAGGAGTACGGCCGGCTGCGCGCCGCCGCGAGCGACTGA
- a CDS encoding ABC transporter permease gives MNVTSVLRSEWAKVHTVRATLIALACVPLATAGFSALACASHEPGDGAADFDPVHSSYFGLGFGQLAALCFGVLVVTGEYKGGALRMSLAAVPRRGLFYGCKLAVVGGLGLAVGTATGLVSFLAGQALLGEYGVGLGAPGALRAVLGCGLYLGLITVLATGVATVLRGPVAALGLLVPLLTFVQPVLGTSSPVFRVTRFLPDAAGQGVLHTTPWAGLGPWSGLAVLAGWTLLLAAAGWRALERRDA, from the coding sequence ATGAACGTCACCTCGGTACTGCGCTCGGAATGGGCCAAGGTCCACACCGTGCGCGCCACCCTCATCGCCCTCGCCTGCGTCCCGCTGGCCACCGCCGGCTTCTCGGCCCTGGCGTGCGCCAGCCACGAACCGGGCGACGGCGCGGCCGACTTCGACCCGGTCCACTCCTCCTACTTCGGCCTGGGCTTCGGGCAACTGGCCGCGCTCTGCTTCGGCGTGCTGGTCGTCACGGGCGAGTACAAGGGCGGCGCCCTGCGGATGTCGTTGGCGGCGGTGCCGCGCCGCGGGCTGTTCTACGGCTGCAAGCTCGCCGTCGTCGGCGGTCTCGGGCTCGCGGTGGGCACCGCGACCGGCCTCGTCTCGTTCCTGGCCGGTCAGGCGCTGCTCGGCGAGTACGGAGTGGGCCTCGGCGCCCCGGGCGCGCTGCGCGCCGTCCTCGGCTGCGGGCTCTACCTCGGCCTGATCACCGTGCTGGCCACGGGCGTCGCCACCGTGCTCCGCGGCCCGGTGGCCGCCCTCGGCCTGCTGGTCCCGCTGCTCACCTTCGTCCAACCCGTGCTGGGCACCAGCTCGCCGGTGTTCCGGGTGACCCGGTTCCTGCCGGACGCGGCCGGCCAGGGCGTCCTACACACCACCCCCTGGGCGGGGCTCGGCCCCTGGTCGGGCCTCGCGGTCCTGGCCGGCTGGACCCTGCTCCTGGCGGCGGCGGGTTGGCGGGCCCTGGAGCGGCGGGACGCCTGA
- a CDS encoding GntR family transcriptional regulator — MGTTQLETVPEPKYWHLKTVLSNALDSEFAVGEILPNERDLAARFGVARATLRQALEQLELEGRLQRRRGVGTTVAPPRMGVAVGDSRHAWPGAVADPWQTLGSASGDVPAAVVRLLAPATGEAVYTVRRALTTDGQPVAAELLYVPASSVPELTGDESAASAPGSPTALPAGGAARARSVLRELHRLELDGQERTVELGSARADDARALDRLPGAPVLVVTTRYLSAGRTAAVSVATYRADTCRLTFGDATPDLLAS; from the coding sequence GTGGGGACCACGCAGCTTGAGACGGTGCCGGAGCCGAAGTACTGGCACTTGAAGACGGTGCTGAGCAACGCGCTTGACTCGGAGTTCGCGGTGGGCGAGATCCTGCCCAACGAGCGCGACCTGGCGGCGCGGTTCGGCGTCGCGCGCGCCACGCTCCGACAGGCCCTGGAACAACTGGAGTTGGAGGGCCGCCTCCAGCGCCGCCGTGGCGTCGGCACCACCGTCGCCCCGCCCCGCATGGGCGTGGCCGTCGGCGACAGCCGGCACGCCTGGCCCGGCGCGGTCGCCGACCCGTGGCAGACGCTGGGCAGCGCGTCGGGCGACGTGCCCGCCGCCGTGGTGCGGCTGCTGGCGCCCGCGACGGGCGAGGCCGTGTACACGGTGCGGCGCGCGCTCACCACCGACGGCCAGCCCGTCGCGGCCGAGCTGCTGTACGTGCCGGCCAGCTCCGTCCCTGAGCTGACGGGCGACGAGAGCGCCGCGAGCGCGCCCGGTAGCCCGACGGCCCTCCCCGCCGGGGGCGCGGCCCGGGCGCGCTCGGTCCTCCGCGAGCTGCACCGGCTGGAACTCGACGGCCAGGAGCGCACGGTGGAACTCGGCTCGGCCCGCGCGGACGACGCCAGGGCTCTGGACCGGCTGCCCGGCGCCCCGGTCCTCGTCGTGACCACCCGGTACCTGTCGGCGGGCCGGACGGCGGCCGTCAGCGTGGCGACCTACCGCGCCGACACCTGCCGCCTGACCTTCGGCGACGCGACGCCCGACCTGCTGGCGAGCTGA
- a CDS encoding VCBS repeat-containing protein: protein MTYRFGHRAGRALTGLATVLTATALTGTTASAATHDPAPVPAAVQEATSSVAAAPDTKPSARAARSAAPLLPVTAVTRSGVLYWYWPNGRGGLDPRERFEESWAGVNAASQVDMHSNGASAGLYARVYDGTLVYSDSNGVERDLGRGWDKYNALFSPGDLGGTSRSDLLTRDGGGTLWLHPAKSDGTLSARKKVGPGWNQYTQLAGQHDLTGDGRPDIVARDRSGGLWLYKGTGDVAKPFATRSKIGPGWNAFNHLVSTGDVNGDGRTDLLARDTAGALWLYKGTGKASAPYQKKTKIGNAGWNQYAQIF, encoded by the coding sequence GTGACCTACCGCTTCGGCCATCGCGCCGGTCGGGCCCTGACGGGCCTCGCGACCGTGCTGACGGCCACCGCCCTGACCGGCACCACCGCGTCAGCGGCCACCCACGACCCGGCGCCCGTGCCCGCCGCGGTCCAGGAGGCGACCTCGTCCGTCGCCGCCGCCCCGGACACCAAGCCGTCCGCCCGCGCCGCCCGCTCGGCCGCCCCGTTGCTGCCGGTGACGGCCGTCACCCGGTCCGGCGTCCTGTACTGGTACTGGCCCAACGGCCGCGGGGGCCTGGACCCGCGCGAGCGCTTCGAGGAGAGCTGGGCGGGTGTCAACGCCGCCTCCCAGGTCGACATGCACAGCAACGGCGCGTCGGCCGGCCTGTACGCGCGGGTCTACGACGGCACGCTCGTGTACTCCGACAGCAACGGCGTCGAGCGCGACCTCGGGCGGGGCTGGGACAAGTACAACGCCCTGTTCTCGCCCGGCGACCTCGGCGGCACGTCGCGGTCGGACCTCCTGACCCGGGACGGCGGCGGCACGCTGTGGCTGCACCCGGCCAAGTCCGACGGCACCCTGTCCGCCCGCAAGAAGGTCGGGCCGGGCTGGAACCAGTACACCCAGCTCGCCGGCCAGCACGACCTGACCGGTGACGGCCGCCCCGACATCGTGGCCCGTGACCGCTCCGGCGGGCTCTGGCTCTACAAGGGCACGGGGGACGTCGCCAAGCCGTTCGCCACCCGCAGCAAGATCGGCCCCGGCTGGAACGCCTTCAACCACCTCGTCTCCACCGGGGACGTCAACGGTGACGGTCGCACCGACCTGCTCGCCCGCGACACGGCCGGCGCCCTGTGGCTGTACAAGGGCACGGGCAAGGCGTCCGCCCCGTATCAGAAGAAGACCAAGATCGGCAACGCCGGCTGGAACCAGTACGCGCAGATCTTCTGA